The Camelina sativa cultivar DH55 chromosome 16, Cs, whole genome shotgun sequence sequence GACAAGCACATCATTATGACTGCAGCAGCAGACTCAGAGCAAGTTAGTAGATTATAAAAATGGAACTAATCTCAAAGAACCGTATAAAGATACGTGTTGTTGGTTGCCATGTTGTAAGATTAGCGGTAATTGGCAAACTCAAAGAGTTTCGAGCTTTGTGTGTAAACCCGAGGCAAATAAGGGAATTGGGGAGACAGTTTTGGCAGAGATACTGTGCTTTCAAGTCGGTGCAAGGTACAATGTCAATCATGTAATAGCTGCAGTTTGCTCTATATGTAACCTAGTCTTTTAGCATTGTTTAGAATTCATATCTTAATTACAAATTTGACATCCGTTTTTACATTCTCATTTTAATGGAAATTTTCTCTCTTACGAAGTCCACAATACATTGCCTCGTTCCTTAGACTGTTGGTTGTTTCCTGTCTGGTACATAGACTCTCGCCAGATTTAATTATAATACTTTACCTGGAGTTTTGTTCCTCTGTATATGGAAAGAATTGACTGAAACGATCAAACTCTATTCAAGAAGTTGTTGCTATAAAGGGAAAATCTCTGATGTTGCAAGCTGTAAGGTTTCGTAAATCCCTTAATTGATTCTACTTTCAGCTTTTTGTCCGATCCAAGCATTAAATGCTGTGGTCATTTGTCGAAAATTGGTAGAGACCTTTTGCTTTTCCTATTGATGGTGGTCACTTGGGTGAAAACTTTATAGGATACATGATGGTGTTGTGTTACATATTCCATGAGCTTTAACGGCTATGATGTTACTTAGAACATGTTTGTTCTGTAAGTCAATGTTAAAAGATATCAACGTATAAGAACTTCACAGGAGTCATCTTCTGGCAAGTCTCACTTGTTGGACGAAATCTTGCTACAGTGAATTCATGACTGATGAAGCAGGCAATTCTTGTACCCATGAAACAGCTTCTCAACATGCTTGAATTATGATAGAGAATATGTTTTGGGATATATGTATATGAGGCTACTCTAGTGTGTGGTTCTTTGACATGATACTTGCATGCTAAACACTACGCTTCACAACTGGGCCATCCAGAGATTTGCTTTCAACTAGTTTCCATATGTGATAGTTTGCTCTTTCTCCAGATGAACTGATCTCTAATTGGTCCTGCTTTCCTGTGCTTACAGTGTAAACCtttcaacttcatcttcttttttttttttgttttttttttcttaactcaCAGAGATCAAAACAGGGAAAAATGAATGGATTGTATACTTTAATATTGTGATTTAGGAAATTATAAAGGATCTCCTGTTTCTGGAACGTTTTACTTAAGTTTCATTATAATAAGGATTAGCTCTTTCGTTTGCGAGACTTATCCTAGCTGGAAATTGCTTTGGAGATTTTGTGGGGTTAGGCCAAAGTAGAGAGCATAAATCTGTTGGGTGTTTTACTCTACTCTTGTCACTTTGATTCCGTTTTAATAAATGAGAGTTTTTGGGTTAGAtttcttgtgtttgtttctaTTTAATCGCCAAAAAGGATAGAGTTGActtgacttgtattgttttGGGATAATAGTATGATAACTGATAGGAGAAAGGGCTGAAAAATTGCTGCACTTCGCATTTTCCTTGTACTCACCTGGCATTTTGGCGATTAGAGTCGTAAAAACTAACATGAGGGTGTCACCGCAGGTACTTTGATAACTCTTCTTGAGTGAGCTACTAGTTGCAATGCTGTAAACAGTGAAATGAGAAGTCTTCAGGTGAATATAgaggatgattttttttctcagatttgACTAATATAGTAATAGATGAACCTCATATAGGATGTTGTTAATGTCTAAGCTTAGGCAACCGAGAAGAAGTCGAAACTGTGTCTATAACTAGCTCGATATCTTGTTTGAACCTGCAGTAGCATTAAACTGATCAAATACGATATCGAGATCCTAAATAGTAACCGTGAAAATGATGTTCACCAGCTAAGGAATCCAAGATCCGAAATTGTGCTGAACAGCTCCGAAGAGAGGGGAGTATTGAGATTAGTTGATGTCTCAATCTAAAAGGGAAACTCTTGCTTGCTAATTTTGGAACTTGATGTCATGCCTACTCTCAACCATTATTACCCTTACACTCCCCGTATTATCTTCACTaactctgctttttttttgtgtaggcCAAGAACCTTCAATGTCTTTTCTATACTTGTATCTCAAGTCCCAACATCATAACCGAAATCATGTTTCCATTGAGGCTTTTTCGCCTCCATGGCACTCAAATTCCCAATCAAATTGGGACTTAGAAAGAAACCAAATAGGCTCACAAGTCAAAAAGGTACAGAAATAAGCAAACAAACATGACGACTTCAAgaacaatgttaaaaaaaatgttgctAAACAAAATTGTGTCTGTAAACAGTAACTGCAATCATAACTATATTGAAACTTGTCTCTACATAGAAACCACAAACGTGGACTCATGTGTAACCACTAGTTTCTCGAGACTCTCAACCATCCACCGTCCCATGTCGTAATTATGCGAATGTGACCCTTCATCATTCAATCAACTACATTCATGGATTCGTATCCCTTTTTCCCAtagttaacatttttttatatctttacaAATTCTTCATTCACATTTAGCAATACCATTTCATCTTCTTGAATCTCTATCTCAACAACAATGGCAGAATCAGAAACTAGGTCAAATCTTAACACCATTAAGGATCACGAAGAATAtgaagaaacaataacaaaaacgcAGCCATTGATCCCAGGTTTACCAAACGAGATTGCTGAgctttgtcttcttcgtcttccttaCCCATACCATGCTCTGTTTCGCTCTGTTTCATCTTCATGGAACAAAACCATCACAAACCCTAGTTTCCTCTTCTCCAAGCaatctctctccatctcttctCCTTACCTCTTCGTCTTCGCTTTCAACAAATCAACGGCTAAGATTCAATGGCAATCCTTAGACCTCGCATCTGGCCGTTGGTTCGTCTTGCCTCCTATGCCAAACTCTTTCACCAAAATCTCTTCTCCTCACGCGCTCTCCTGCGCGTCGAGTTCACGTCAGGGGAAGCTTTTTGTCCTCGGCGGCGGAGATGCTAACCGCTCCGCCGTCGTGTACACCGCTTTGACGAATCGCTGGTCGTTTGTTTCTCCGATGAGGAATCCGAGAACGTACTTTAACGCCGGGAATGTTAACGGTAAAATCATGGCCGTTGGTGGGAGTGTTGACGGTTTTGGAGAAGCGACGACGGAGGTCGAATCGTACGATCCAGAATGTGACACGTGGACGGTTTTGAAGAGAGTGCCGATGGTATTGGCCAAGTATGACTCAGCCGTGATCGGGAAAGAGATGTGCGTGACTGAAGGGTGGGCGTGGCCGTTCATGTTCCCACCGATGGGACAAGTGTACGACTCCGATGAAAACACGTGGCGTGAAATGAGCGGTGGGATGAAAGAAGGGTGGACGGGTGTGAGCGTCGTGATCCGTGGTAGGCTGTTTGTGATATCGGAGCATGGTGATTTCCCGATGAAGGTTTATTTCTCGGAGGACGATACGTGGAGGTACGTGAGTGGTGAGAAGCTTCCAGGGGATAAGATGCGGCGGCCTTTCGCCGTGACGGGAGCTGACGACGGTCGTGTGTTTGTGGTGGCTGGTGGGCTTAATGTAGCCGAGGGGACGGTGAGTGAGGGGGAAAACGGGGAATTTAGTGTTGTGTGGAGAATGGTTTCGTCACCTCaaagttttgttcatttttcaCCTTCTAGTTGCCACGTCCTGTATGTCTGATTTCGTCTCCATAAATACTAAGTAAATAGTATGGTTCGATTAAGCGAAACCGTATAAAAACTATTCATGCATAAGCggttataataaaataaacctCATCATTTCGTTTGATATGTGTCCaactattaatataaaaaaaattatttgatttgaattatatcaaaaaaagtatttaagaaTTAACATATAATGaatgaaaatcaaaaaaaatattcgtctcttaattttttttccggTGATTCAATTAACCTTCATCTTCGAACTAAcgaaaaaaatttaatcttcaaacaaatgaaaaaaaaaaaggaacaactTATGAcatcaactttttttaaaaagatgaattgGATCACAAACTAACATTATCAACCATGACTTTAAAACAGTGTAAACGAAACTAACAATAATTGGGGTGGTTCAAAATGATTATTTGGAGTGATAAAAGACGACGAAGTGTgaaagtattaaagattttgatAGAAGtgtgaaaatattataaattttaaaaccaatattAGTAAAGGCTCATAAGATGATTGGactaaaaaatgataaatttctATAAAATGATGCGAGTATTTTTTGTACGAGTACATTTAATGCTTATTTTTGCATTTAAGTATAAAAATTTATCTGGttaatcaaacattttttttcatatatttcttcaaTTTCATCTTTATGGGGTTGAAATATTTAACAGATTTCAATATGTAATTGTTATGGGCGAATAATTTGCTTTACTAACTAACTCTTTGTGTATGCTGCAATTATCTTATACGAGATCCCTTTGATAGGCATGTACTCTCcgtaacacaaaaaaaaccacGACAAACAATTCTTATTTGCgttattttgataaattttgaaaatttgcaaattttaaaCCAACTTTTGATTTAGGGATTCAACAGGGGTGGCAACCGGGGCTTCAACTTCTGCAACATGCTTCCATGATTCCAAAGAGTAACCAACACAAATCAGACCAACTCCAGACAAGACAACAAAAGCATAAAATTTGGACAATCTGGCTGCAGCATGTTGTTGTCCATAGACTTTGGATACAACTTGAACAGAGAAAACTCTCGCTAGGAACTCATCTAGCCGGCTGGCCCATGAGGCATATCTCTTACCAAGAGAAGGAAAAGTGGAACCCAAAAACACTTAGATCTTGAATAGCCCCCATACAACAAAATGATTTGCCACTAAGATCAATGTCATCAAATTCACTCACGCTCATGGTTTCACTGAGTGTCCCTCAGTCCTCCAAAAGGGCTCGGTTTGCTCGATTTGCTCGATTTGCTCGGTTTGGATGAGAAAGAAATGAGATAAAACAAATTGACACACTTCCCATTCTCGTCATGGAGGGTGACGACGGTTGAAGACAGTGAACCAGAATGAAGAGCTCTGAAGCCATTGGGAGCAAAGAGACTAGAGTTGAGAGCACGAGCAAAGAGACGACGAGATGATCCATGGTACACTTGGATTTCAAATAATCCAGACATTAAAAGTAAACGCAATAACAAAGAATTAGGACCGTGCAATGAAAAGTAAACGCAAGAATTGGTTGTACCTGTAGATCTGATGAGTGAGATCGAACCAGAATGATAAAGAAGAGATCTAGGAGCAAAGAGTCAACGAGCTGATCCATGATACACTAGGATTCCGGTTGTGTCTGTAGATCTGATGAGGGAGTTCAACAAGAATGATAAAGAAGATAATgacttttttgttaaaattagaaagaaagggttatttttaaaaaataatattgcaaaaaatgtatttttgaaattccccAATTATTAATCTgcaaattcttttttaaatatatatatttttttaatctacaaattttttattgaatactaggttttgaatccacgctacgcgtgggtttatttgatatattttgataaaaattagatatgattgattacgataataaaatattatctcataaaaaaaaaaaaattagataaaacttaaccgtgacaaccgtagccctggtcatgcctatgtatatctaataaaatatgtgtatttgtcgtctatctttcttctttaaacctcaaaatttgactcaaaaatcaaattaaggtcttgcgatgtcaattcttcttccttagacccaaaaataaaaaattaatgaagaatatcaactcatctataaaattatacacaaaaatatgttttacagctcataagaaataaaaagcacaaatgtagataaataagagaatttatattttgcatcaatatttataatattttaaacttttaaaaggtttcgaaacataaaatttgaaacttttaaaattttctaatatttataatattttaaacttttaaaatttaaaacttataagatttaaatactttttaaaagttaagaacttttaaaagtttcaatatttataatatttaaacttttaaaaattttaaatattataatattttttgaaactgtttaaagttttaatttgatcagatAAAAAActagatcaaaccaaataaaacttttaaacttggatgcctgataaatcaagctttcctgctcattcgttgttggaagcatattaatcgtATTTAtactgattctgaatcattgtttaaaaaatttcaagctgatgtgggatattgtgcttagttctttgattttcataaatttaaaattttcctttttttaaaaaattctgtaaatttaaaaaatgttaatgaatgacatgtcaaatcatgataggttgtttaaactaatttttaatatagattattctggaaattgtattaaatgttaataagtgatatgtcaaatttctattaattgtttaaaatcctaCGTGTAGGGCTTTAGAAGCTTATAagtcctactttttattagtatagatttttttaacaaaatttattccgctaattaataaatttcaatttcatCCTACAAATATTTCCTTGGTCTCgaatttttcttccaaaacaactatttctttttagttttgagtttgcAAAATCTAACCGACGAATTATTCTTCCTTTATGTCGGCAACCAACTAGATAATTGAACTGTAGTTtcgataaccaaaaaaaagggtaaaatataGGTTAAAATAGTTGGCACAACATCACTCCTTTGCGTATGTGAAACTTTTAGGGacctaatttttttcttgacaaCCTAACTTATCCTCTTATACAGTTCATAATgttatattaatattgtttaaaactaGAGATTATCCACACCAAAAAAGATGAAGTATTGTCTTTTGTAGATTATGAAAAATTCCTTAAGGCTGCTACTAATgaatagatttaataataattattcctAACAAATCAAATCTTCCACCACTTTTGTTATCACTGGAAACTTcctcttgaaaaaaaaacaaattcacaaGGGAAGAACAAATAAAATCCAAGTATTAAAAGAAACCAATGTTAtacttgattttgatttattcatcatcaacatcaccatcatcttcctCTTGCAAACTACTTAGACAGAAACAGCTTCGAGTCTGAGCCATCAAATCTCTCttattcttcatcatcatcatcgccatCTTCCTACggtcatcatcatcctcctcatcctcatcctcatcctcatcctcatactcatcattatgatgatgatcttcttcATTAGGTTCTTGTAACGCAAGTATAGGCatagaattagggttttgccACGAGTAAAAATTCGAAGCAGACATAGATCTTCCTCTCATCCTTAGCTTATTAGCTATAACCAATCTCCTCCTCTTGTTAAATGGATTCTCAAATTTCTCCAAATCCTTGGCGTTGTTGTTGCTCGCTGCTTCCATTAAATTCCCAAACGATTTCGATTTCCCGACATAATGATTCGACAACCCTCtcctgaaacaaaacaaaacaaacaaaaaaacatcagtATTCATATTCAgaccaaacaaaaccaagaacTAACTTTGAATCATTACAACGAatccaaaactcaaaatcataaactttaACTTAAGGGTTTCAAGATTTAACAAAATCACTAAAGATTCACCAAATCAAGAACATAGTGAAAAGACAAGAactcaagaaaaccaaaactcaaaacttacTTAATCGGAAGAGAGTCTTCAAGAGAAGAACTAAACGAATCAAGTGTTCCTCCACCTCCTCTATACGAAACAGCATCGTCCTcttcgtcctcctcctcctcctcctcctcgtttTCACTGCTCTCTCCGATCGACGACGACGAGCTATCCGACGATTCCTCCGGCGATTTACTCATCCTCAACCCGATCCCGATCTGAGATCCACCGCGTCCAGATTCATCAGCCAAAAACAGAGCCGTCTGAACAGCCTTATCCTGCGCCGCCGTAACGCCGCCACGATCTCTAACGTACGCCGCCATGCCGATTCCGAACGATGATCCCACCATGACCTCCATCTAACAATCTTACCCGATGATcaagatctcttcttctctagcCGACGACGGGGTTTGAATATCATAAAAAATCGCCGGAGATTTGTGCGTAGGTTAAGAGCTTTAACCGCCGCAGGTTAAGTTCTTTATGTATTGATTTGCCTCGAAACGATTATtacacaaaagaagagagaaataaaaggaaaatgcAAAAACAACACTGATCGAGAGAGAATAAAttcttgattttatatttataacgACGATATCGTATAATCATACGGATTACGTATTCGTATTAAAATGTATTATACGTATTGTTTTTACGAGGTCGCGCACACACATGTTCCTAAA is a genomic window containing:
- the LOC104752095 gene encoding major centromere autoantigen B-like, which translates into the protein MEVMVGSSFGIGMAAYVRDRGGVTAAQDKAVQTALFLADESGRGGSQIGIGLRMSKSPEESSDSSSSSIGESSENEEEEEEEDEEDDAVSYRGGGGTLDSFSSSLEDSLPIKRGLSNHYVGKSKSFGNLMEAASNNNAKDLEKFENPFNKRRRLVIANKLRMRGRSMSASNFYSWQNPNSMPILALQEPNEEDHHHNDEYEDEDEDEDEEDDDDRRKMAMMMMKNKRDLMAQTRSCFCLSSLQEEDDGDVDDE
- the LOC104752093 gene encoding F-box protein AFR, with the protein product MAESETRSNLNTIKDHEEYEETITKTQPLIPGLPNEIAELCLLRLPYPYHALFRSVSSSWNKTITNPSFLFSKQSLSISSPYLFVFAFNKSTAKIQWQSLDLASGRWFVLPPMPNSFTKISSPHALSCASSSRQGKLFVLGGGDANRSAVVYTALTNRWSFVSPMRNPRTYFNAGNVNGKIMAVGGSVDGFGEATTEVESYDPECDTWTVLKRVPMVLAKYDSAVIGKEMCVTEGWAWPFMFPPMGQVYDSDENTWREMSGGMKEGWTGVSVVIRGRLFVISEHGDFPMKVYFSEDDTWRYVSGEKLPGDKMRRPFAVTGADDGRVFVVAGGLNVAEGTVSEGENGEFSVVWRMVSSPQSFVHFSPSSCHVLYV